From a region of the Sesamum indicum cultivar Zhongzhi No. 13 linkage group LG3, S_indicum_v1.0, whole genome shotgun sequence genome:
- the LOC105157115 gene encoding LOW QUALITY PROTEIN: plasma membrane ATPase 3 (The sequence of the model RefSeq protein was modified relative to this genomic sequence to represent the inferred CDS: inserted 2 bases in 1 codon): MGEEPEVLDAVLKETVDLENIPIEEVFENLRCTREGLTTEAAQERLAIFGHNKLEEKKESKFLKFLGFMWNPLSWVMEAAAIMAIALANGGGKPPDWQDFVGIITLLVINSTISFIEENNAGNAAAALMARLAPKAKVLRDGRWSEEEASILVPGDIISVKLGDXXXXXEGDPLKIDQSALTGESLPVTKGPGDGVYSGSTCKQGEIEAIVIATGVHTFFGKAAHLVDSTNQVGHFQKVLTAIGNFCICSIAVGMIIEIIVMYPIQHREYRPGIDNLLVLLIGGIPIAMPTVLSVTMAIGSHRLAQQGAITKRMTAIEEMAGMDVLCSDKTGTLTLNKLTVDKNLIEVFAKGVDADTVVLMAARASRTENQDAIDAAIVGMLADPKEARAGIREVHFLPFNPTDKRTALTYIDGEGKMHRVSKGAPEQILNLARNKSEIERRVHAVIDKFAERGLRSLAVAYQEVPEGTKESAGGPWQFIGLMPLFDPPRHDSAETIRRALNLGVNVKMITGDQLAIGKETGRRLGMGTNMYPSSALLGQNKDESIAALPVDELIEKADGFAGVFPEHKYEIVKRLQARKHICGMTGDGVNDAPALKKADIGIAVADATDAARSASDIVLTEPGLSVIISAVLTSRAIFQRMKNYTIYAVSITIRIVLGFMLLALIWKFDFPPFMVLIIAILNDGTIMTISKDRVKPSPLPDSWKLAEIFATGVILGGYLAMMTVIFFWAAYKTDFFPRVFGVATLEKTAHDDFRKLASAIYLQVSTISQALIFVTRSRSWSYVERPGLLLVAAFFVAQLVATLIAVYANWSFAAIEGIGWGWAGVIWLYNIIFYIPLDIIKFLIRYALSGRAWDLVLEQRIAFTRKKDFGKEQRELKWAHAQRTLHGLQVPDTKLFNETNNFSELNQLAEEAKRRAEIARLRELHTLKGHVESVVRLKGLDIDTIQQAYTV, from the exons ATGGGGGAGGAGCCTGAAGTTCTGGATGCTGTGTTGAAGGAAACTGTGGATTTG GAGAACATTCCCATTGAGGAAGTGTTTGAGAATCTGAGATGCACTAGAGAGGGTCTTACAACTGAGGCTGCTCAGGAGAGATTAGCCATTTTTGGACACAACAAACTTGAGGAGAAGAAG GAGAGCAAATTCCTCAAGTTTTTGGGGTTTATGTGGAACCCTCTATCATGGGTTATGGAAGCTGCTGCAATCATGGCAATTGCTCTTGCTAATGGAGGA GGAAAGCCTCCGGATTGGCAGGACTTTGTGGGTATCATCACTTTGCTTGTGATAAACTCAACAATTAGCTTTATCGAGGAGAACAATGCTGGCAATGCAGCAGCTGCTCTCATGGCCCGTCTTGCTCCAAAAGCAAAA GTTCTTAGAGATGGAAGGTGGAGTGAGGAAGAGGCATCCATATTAGTGCCTGGTGATATAATCAGTGTAAAACTAGGAGA ATNNNNNNNNNNTGAGGGTGATCCGCTGAAAATTGATCAG TCTGCTTTGACGGGCGAGTCGCTTCCTGTGACGAAGGGACCAGGGGATGGTGTCTACTCTGGTTCCACCTGCAAACAGGGAGAGATTGAGGCCATTGTTATTGCCACCGGGGTTCACACTTTCTTTGGGAAGGCCGCACATCTTGTTGATTCAACTAATCAAGTGGGGCACTTCCAAAAG GTTTTGACTGCGATCGGAAACTTTTGCATTTGCTCCATTGCTGTGGGGATGATTATCGAGATTATCGTGATGTACCCTATTCAACATAGGGAATATCGTCCTGGGATCGACAATCTTCTTGTGCTTCTCATTGGAGGAATTCCAATTGCCATGCCAACAGTCCTTTCAGTTACAATGGCCATTGGTTCTCATCGATTGGCTCAAcag GGAGCCATTACAAAGAGAATGACTGCTATAGAGGAGATGGCTGGCATGGATGTGCTTTGCAGTGATAAGACAGGGACTTTGACCCTGAACAAGCTTACTGTTGACAAGAATCTTATTGAG GTTTTTGCCAAAGGTGTTGATGCAGATACTGTTGTTCTGATGGCAGCTCGAGCCTCTCGAACAGAAAATCAAGATGCCATAGATGCTGCAATAGTCGGGATGTTGGCTGATCCAAAAGAG GCACGTGCTGGCATTCGAGAAGTACACTTCCTTCCTTTTAACCCTACTGACAAGAGAACTGCGCTGACTTATATAGATGGTGAAGGAAAAATGCACAGGGTCAGCAAAGGTGCACCAGAGCAG ATTCTAAACCTTGCACGCAATAAGTCAGAGATAGAGCGAAGGGTTCATGCCGTGATTGACAAGTTTGCCGAACGAGGTTTAAGATCACTTGCAGTGGCATACCAG GAAGTTCCAGAGGGAACGAAAGAGAGTGCTGGAGGACCATGGCAGTTTATTGGTCTCATGCCCCTCTTTGATCCACCCAGGCATGACAGTGCAGAAACTATAAGAAGGGCATTAAATCTTGGAGTGAATGTCAAAATGATAACTG GGGATCAACTCGCAATAGGAAAGGAAACAGGACGAAGATTAGGAATGGGAACTAACATGTATCCTTCCTCAGCTTTGCTGGGACAGAACAAGGATGAATCAATTGCTGCTCTACCAGTAGATGAGCTGATAGAGAAAGCTGATGGCTTTGCCGGCGTCTTCCCTG AGCACAAATATGAAATAGTAAAGCGTCTGCAAGCTAGGAAACATATATGTGGAATGACTGGTGATGGAGTAAACGATGCGCCTGCTCTGAAGAAGGCTGATATTGGAATTGCTGTTGCTGATGCCACTGATGCAGCTCGCAGTGCTTCTGATATTGTCCTTACAGAACCTGGCCTCAGCGTCATAATTAGCGCTGTCTTAACCAGTCGGGCAATCTTCCAAaggatgaaaaattacacg ATTTATGCTGTTTCCATTACAATTCGTATTGTG CTTGGCTTCATGTTGTTAGCCCTGATATGGAAGTTTGACTTTCCACCTTTTATGGTGCTTATCATTGCAATTCTCAATGATG GTACCATCATGACCATATCGAAAGATAGAGTGAAACCATCTCCCCTGCCGGATAGCTGGAAGCTTGCTGAGATTTTTGCAACTGGAGTCATTCTTGGTGGTTACTTGGCAATGATGACAGTCATATTCTTCTGGGCAGCATATAAGACAGATTTCTTTCCG CGAGTATTTGGGGTGGCAACCCTTGAGAAGACTGCCCATGATGACTTTAGAAAGCTTGCTTCAGCAATATATCTTCAAGTGAGCACAATCAGTCAGGCTCTAATATTCGTCACAAGATCCCGAAGCTGGTCGTATGTTGAGCGTCCTGGTTTGTTGCTAGTAGCAGCATTTTTCGTTGCCCAACTG GTTGCTACTTTGATTGCGGTATATGCAAATTGGAGCTTTGCAGCAATAGAAGGAATTGGTTGGGGCTGGGCTGGGGTGATTTGGCTTTACAATATCATTTTCTACATTCCGCTcgatataattaaattcttgatCCGCTATGCTCTTAGTGGAAGGGCTTGGGATCTTGTTCTTGAGCAAAGG ATTGCTTTCACCAGGAAAAAGGATTTTGGAAAAGAGCAGCGCGAGCTCAAATGGGCACACGCACAAAGGACACTTCATGGGCTGCAAGTACCTGATACCAAATTGTTTAACGAGACTAACAATTTCTCCGAACTCAATCAGTTGGCTGAGGAAGCAAAACGGAGAGCTGAAATTGCTCG GTTAAGGGAGCTGCATACGCTGAAAGGACACGTCGAATCGGTGGTGAGGCTGAAGGGTCTTGATATAGATACAATTCAGCAAGCATACACTGTATGA